The Verrucomicrobium spinosum DSM 4136 = JCM 18804 genome includes a region encoding these proteins:
- a CDS encoding dienelactone hydrolase family protein — protein MKTKLWKYVTASGSPVLRGLGGLAMCLAVVSCGTVAAPGVQVSSHRFPSGGKLIRVDRYRPEAVKPGPAPTAVLVLHGAGGMVFDGPEIKSMANELALAGHDAYVVHYFDRAGGPVTFDSGMTRHFDVWVGTVRDAATWVRESEGQKGAIGLYGYSLGGFLTVAESFHDPRVNAAVVHAGGIWDGYDKGVKQVPPLLMIHGRQDHRVEFSRYVPQMQRFVNSKHGAAQFSTSIYDDQDHRFKEMALIKMRRETVAFFDKELKPRQKAAATLSAR, from the coding sequence ATGAAAACCAAATTGTGGAAATACGTCACTGCATCTGGATCACCCGTGCTGCGCGGACTGGGTGGGCTGGCGATGTGCCTTGCTGTTGTTTCCTGTGGGACGGTGGCCGCGCCCGGGGTTCAGGTTTCCTCTCATCGCTTCCCAAGCGGGGGTAAATTGATTCGGGTGGATCGCTACCGGCCTGAGGCTGTCAAACCCGGACCGGCACCCACCGCTGTTCTCGTGCTGCATGGGGCAGGGGGCATGGTCTTTGACGGGCCGGAGATCAAAAGCATGGCGAACGAACTGGCCCTGGCCGGGCATGATGCCTATGTCGTGCACTATTTCGACCGTGCGGGTGGGCCGGTGACTTTTGATTCCGGGATGACCCGGCACTTTGATGTCTGGGTGGGCACCGTGCGGGATGCGGCGACCTGGGTGCGGGAGTCGGAGGGGCAGAAGGGGGCGATCGGCCTCTACGGCTATTCGCTGGGCGGCTTCCTCACCGTGGCAGAGTCATTTCATGATCCCCGGGTGAATGCCGCCGTGGTGCACGCGGGCGGTATTTGGGATGGGTATGACAAGGGAGTGAAACAGGTGCCGCCACTTTTGATGATCCATGGCCGCCAGGACCACCGGGTGGAGTTCAGCCGGTATGTGCCGCAGATGCAGCGCTTTGTGAACTCAAAGCATGGGGCGGCGCAATTCTCGACCTCGATTTATGACGACCAGGATCATCGGTTCAAGGAAATGGCCTTGATCAAGATGCGCCGGGAGACCGTGGCGTTCTTTGACAAGGAGCTGAAGCCCCGCCAAAAAGCGGCCGCGACACTGTCAGCACGGTAG
- a CDS encoding DUF1553 domain-containing protein has translation MPDIHSQDERRHVVPPGSACLAVDSANLDYSRMYRRRLSGEALRDFLLSAGGRPSLRQGGPGVRLPMPQEVKVTIPKGKASVTEDVAEHDRRSIYVFARRNLRYPLFEIFDRPDALASCARREVSTTAPQSLMLMNSAFSLELVKGLARQILMAGQSDHDAMVEAVSWRCLSRAASPAERALGREFLNRQTAMTETLEEAVADYCLAVINSSAFCYVD, from the coding sequence ATGCCCGACATCCACAGCCAGGATGAGCGTCGGCATGTGGTGCCGCCAGGATCCGCCTGCCTTGCCGTGGACTCCGCGAACCTGGACTACTCCCGCATGTACCGTCGCCGTCTCTCTGGCGAGGCCTTGCGGGACTTTCTGTTGTCCGCCGGAGGACGGCCCAGTTTGAGACAGGGAGGGCCGGGTGTGAGGCTGCCCATGCCCCAGGAGGTGAAGGTGACCATTCCCAAGGGGAAAGCCAGCGTGACGGAGGATGTGGCAGAGCATGATCGCCGCAGCATCTATGTGTTTGCCCGGCGGAACTTGCGGTATCCGCTGTTCGAGATTTTTGACCGCCCAGATGCCCTGGCCTCGTGTGCCCGGCGGGAGGTCTCCACCACGGCTCCGCAGTCATTGATGTTGATGAATTCGGCCTTCAGCCTGGAATTGGTGAAGGGCTTGGCCCGGCAGATCCTGATGGCGGGGCAGAGTGATCATGACGCCATGGTGGAGGCGGTATCGTGGCGGTGTCTGTCCCGTGCGGCCAGCCCGGCGGAGAGGGCGTTGGGGCGCGAGTTTCTGAACCGGCAGACTGCGATGACTGAGACCCTGGAGGAGGCGGTGGCGGATTATTGCCTGGCGGTGATCAATAGTAGTGCCTTTTGTTATGTAGATTAG
- a CDS encoding helix-turn-helix transcriptional regulator, whose translation MSPGKQEMEFVETTRDGPRSKRWVLESGDCRELAAHRIARLGLDEAWMPYRRVRLRPAGSFILACTAGKGRVLLDGRWQRVGAGMVCMAPPRVLNAFHAEGAEVWRFAWLRYDEPAFVSPMVGASSPVLAAEGAMEIARAIDGLRTEWEGHRDPKLLHHWIELAHGLARRAAQPFEMEARLWTLWTSVQQSLAEEWTLESLARAYHSSGEHLRRVCQRELGRSPMQHLTYMRMQRARQLLETTSDKVEVVAGEVGYRDGLVFSRAFKRWVGCAPSEYRRR comes from the coding sequence ATGAGTCCGGGCAAACAGGAGATGGAGTTCGTGGAAACGACGCGGGATGGCCCGCGGTCGAAACGATGGGTGCTGGAGAGCGGCGATTGTCGGGAGCTGGCCGCGCACCGGATCGCCCGGCTCGGACTGGATGAGGCGTGGATGCCCTACCGGCGGGTGCGATTGCGGCCGGCGGGCAGCTTTATTCTGGCATGCACTGCGGGCAAAGGAAGAGTGCTGCTGGACGGCCGCTGGCAGCGGGTCGGTGCAGGCATGGTCTGCATGGCGCCGCCCCGGGTGCTGAATGCCTTTCACGCAGAGGGGGCGGAGGTTTGGCGCTTCGCCTGGTTGCGGTATGACGAGCCAGCGTTCGTGTCACCGATGGTGGGGGCGTCTTCTCCCGTGCTGGCAGCCGAAGGAGCGATGGAGATCGCCCGAGCGATTGACGGTCTAAGGACCGAATGGGAGGGGCATCGGGATCCCAAACTCCTGCACCACTGGATAGAGCTGGCCCACGGGCTGGCACGGCGCGCGGCGCAGCCGTTTGAGATGGAGGCCCGGCTCTGGACCTTGTGGACGAGTGTGCAGCAGAGCCTTGCTGAAGAGTGGACTCTGGAATCACTGGCCAGGGCCTACCACTCCAGCGGAGAGCATCTGCGGCGTGTCTGTCAGCGCGAGTTGGGCCGCAGTCCCATGCAGCACCTGACCTACATGAGAATGCAACGGGCCCGGCAGCTCCTGGAGACGACCAGTGACAAGGTGGAGGTGGTGGCAGGTGAGGTGGGCTACCGGGATGGGCTGGTATTTTCACGCGCTTTCAAGCGCTGGGTGGGCTGTGCCCCGAGCGAGTACCGCCGAAGGTGA
- a CDS encoding class I SAM-dependent methyltransferase, with amino-acid sequence MSDPTARFSDRVDNYVKYRPGYPLAVLDLLKKEAGWNEQSVVADVGSGTGILTEMYLQAGNEVFAVEPNLEMRTAAERLLAGYPRLHSVAGTAEQTGLADHSVDLVSAGQAFHWFDPVRAKVELQRILRPEGAVALIWNKRLTTTSPFLIAYEAFLLQHGTDYKHVDHTRISEVMLAEFFRPGSFTYHSFFNRQVFDREGLRGRLLSSSYVPAAGQSGYGPMLEDLDALFETHQDDGHVFFDYDSNVYLGRFEG; translated from the coding sequence ATGTCCGACCCGACTGCACGTTTCTCCGACCGTGTTGACAACTACGTCAAATACCGGCCGGGCTACCCTCTGGCGGTCCTCGACCTGCTGAAAAAGGAGGCGGGCTGGAATGAGCAATCCGTCGTGGCCGATGTGGGATCCGGCACGGGGATTCTCACTGAAATGTACCTGCAGGCGGGGAACGAGGTTTTTGCGGTGGAACCCAACCTGGAGATGCGCACGGCGGCCGAGCGCCTGCTGGCGGGCTACCCCCGGCTCCACAGCGTGGCGGGCACGGCCGAGCAGACAGGGCTGGCGGACCACAGTGTGGATCTGGTGTCCGCAGGGCAGGCATTTCACTGGTTTGATCCGGTGCGCGCCAAGGTGGAGCTTCAGCGCATCCTGCGGCCTGAGGGGGCGGTGGCGCTGATTTGGAACAAGCGTCTGACCACCACCTCCCCGTTCCTGATCGCTTACGAGGCATTCCTCTTGCAGCATGGCACGGACTACAAACACGTGGACCACACGAGGATCTCCGAGGTGATGCTCGCCGAGTTCTTCCGTCCCGGAAGCTTTACCTATCACTCCTTTTTCAACCGGCAGGTGTTTGATCGCGAAGGATTGCGGGGGCGTTTGTTGTCCTCATCCTATGTTCCCGCAGCGGGGCAGTCAGGCTATGGGCCCATGCTTGAGGACCTTGATGCCTTGTTTGAGACCCACCAGGACGACGGGCATGTCTTCTTTGACTACGATTCCAACGTCTATCTGGGCAGGTTTGAAGGCTGA
- a CDS encoding FAD-dependent oxidoreductase gives MFFHLFPRLRHLAVAVVGLAAGASAAPAASYDLVVYGGTPAGLAAGITAAREGASVVVIEPTKWIGGMVTGGLSSTDLGKQECIGGFPREYFKRAAAIKSETPLWYAEPQANMAAFQAMLKEAGVKVVTEQSLKALEKKSGRITSLTTADGQVYQGRVFVDATYEGDLLAASGVSHTLGRESKAQYGEPLAGIHPMPVRPHGADVMGVACKCVGGTGPHYIHGTPCKINARGDDGKLLFGVTELKGKPGDADKLTQAYNFRVCVTQRPDIRVPFPKPEGYEPARYELLLRLIQSYSEVAFGRLVHLGQIGHGKVDLNAQGFFSTDYPGGNVGYLEGDAATRERIAKDHVNYVQGLLYFLGNDSRVPQKLRDETNTWGLCKDEFTDNGHWPYALYVREGRRMISDYVMTQRDVQREIFKPDTVGMGSFVIDCHIVQRIVAEDGTVTDEGSFQDAPAKPYQIPYRSIVPKKAECDNLLVPVCLSASHIATCSLRMEPVYMALGQASGLSAAMAVKGNVAVQDVSVPALQAKLREQKAVLDLPNLVLGPASDQLAGVVVDDAHAEFTGSWVSSGYGAPVDDASHNDADSGKGEKTARFVAQLPAAGRYEVRFAYSSAPNRAASVPVEITHAGGVAKVWVDERKPGVHDKVFVSLGTFDFAANQPASVQVSNAWTRGFVSVDAVQWLPVK, from the coding sequence ATGTTTTTCCATCTGTTTCCGCGTTTGAGGCACCTTGCCGTGGCTGTTGTAGGTCTTGCTGCGGGTGCCTCGGCCGCACCGGCGGCCTCGTATGATCTCGTGGTCTATGGAGGCACGCCTGCCGGGCTGGCCGCAGGCATCACTGCGGCGCGGGAAGGGGCGTCGGTGGTCGTGATTGAGCCCACCAAATGGATTGGTGGGATGGTGACGGGCGGACTCTCCTCCACGGACCTGGGCAAACAGGAATGCATCGGTGGGTTTCCACGGGAGTACTTCAAAAGGGCTGCGGCGATCAAGTCGGAGACGCCACTTTGGTATGCAGAGCCGCAGGCGAACATGGCCGCGTTCCAGGCCATGCTCAAGGAAGCGGGCGTGAAAGTGGTGACGGAACAATCTTTGAAGGCACTGGAGAAGAAGAGTGGACGGATCACGAGCCTCACCACCGCCGATGGGCAGGTGTATCAGGGGCGGGTCTTTGTGGACGCGACGTATGAAGGGGATCTGCTGGCGGCTTCTGGTGTGAGTCACACTTTGGGGCGGGAGAGTAAAGCGCAGTACGGCGAGCCTCTGGCAGGCATCCACCCGATGCCCGTTCGCCCGCATGGCGCGGATGTCATGGGCGTGGCGTGCAAATGTGTGGGAGGCACCGGGCCGCACTACATCCATGGGACGCCGTGCAAAATCAATGCCCGGGGAGACGACGGCAAGTTGCTGTTTGGGGTCACGGAACTCAAGGGGAAGCCTGGAGACGCGGACAAGCTGACTCAAGCCTACAACTTCCGCGTCTGCGTGACGCAGCGGCCGGACATTCGCGTGCCATTCCCGAAGCCAGAGGGGTATGAGCCCGCCCGGTACGAACTGCTGCTGAGATTGATTCAAAGCTACTCGGAGGTGGCCTTTGGTCGTCTCGTCCATCTTGGGCAGATCGGTCATGGTAAGGTGGACCTGAATGCGCAGGGGTTCTTTTCCACGGACTATCCCGGTGGGAATGTCGGCTACCTGGAAGGGGATGCCGCCACGCGGGAAAGGATCGCGAAGGATCACGTGAACTACGTGCAGGGCCTCCTGTACTTCCTGGGCAACGACTCCCGGGTGCCTCAGAAGCTGCGGGACGAGACCAACACCTGGGGGCTCTGCAAAGACGAGTTCACCGACAACGGTCACTGGCCGTATGCGCTGTATGTGCGGGAAGGGCGGCGCATGATCAGCGACTACGTGATGACCCAGCGCGATGTGCAGCGGGAGATTTTCAAGCCGGACACCGTGGGCATGGGTTCCTTTGTCATCGATTGCCACATAGTGCAGCGCATAGTGGCGGAAGATGGCACGGTCACGGACGAAGGTTCCTTCCAGGACGCCCCCGCGAAGCCGTACCAGATCCCGTACCGCTCCATCGTGCCCAAGAAGGCGGAGTGCGATAATCTCCTCGTACCGGTATGCCTTTCCGCCTCGCACATCGCCACCTGCTCGCTGCGCATGGAGCCCGTGTACATGGCACTGGGGCAGGCCAGCGGTCTCTCTGCGGCCATGGCTGTGAAGGGGAATGTGGCGGTGCAGGATGTTTCGGTGCCTGCCCTACAGGCGAAACTGCGTGAGCAAAAGGCGGTGCTGGATTTGCCCAACCTGGTGCTTGGGCCTGCTTCAGATCAACTGGCTGGCGTGGTGGTGGATGATGCGCATGCGGAGTTCACCGGCTCCTGGGTGTCCAGTGGCTATGGGGCTCCGGTCGATGACGCCAGTCACAATGACGCCGACTCCGGCAAAGGGGAGAAGACCGCCCGTTTTGTCGCCCAGCTTCCCGCGGCGGGCAGGTATGAGGTACGCTTCGCCTACTCGTCTGCGCCCAACCGTGCGGCGAGTGTCCCGGTGGAGATCACCCACGCGGGCGGCGTTGCCAAGGTATGGGTGGATGAACGCAAGCCGGGCGTGCATGACAAGGTTTTTGTCAGCCTGGGAACCTTCGATTTCGCGGCCAACCAGCCTGCCTCTGTGCAGGTGAGCAATGCCTGGACTAGGGGCTTTGTCTCAGTGGATGCGGTGCAATGGCTCCCGGTGAAGTGA